From a single Prinia subflava isolate CZ2003 ecotype Zambia chromosome 29, Cam_Psub_1.2, whole genome shotgun sequence genomic region:
- the REEP4 gene encoding receptor expression-enhancing protein 4 isoform X2, with amino-acid sequence MMFWILDWMFELLFGMLYPAYASFKAMKTKNTQEHVRWMMYWIVFSLFMTTENFTDLFISWFPFYYEVKMAFLVWLLSPYSRGASLLYRRCVHPMLASKEEDIDEFLAQVRERSCQTMLTFGKRGLSLAAATAIQAATTAIQTATMRQGMLAERLCSFSMEDLPPQRRTWLCLEDQELLGHGSGRRYESKTDNEESWSESSVFFSPSPLQDPKDQSRSQSLRNNVGKEGSSRLLRSHTRRKVIVSEQDS; translated from the exons ATGATGTTCTGGATCCTGGACTGGATGTTCGA ACTGCTCTTCGGAATGCTCTACCCTGCCTACGCCTCCTTCAAGGCCATGAAGACGAAAAACACCCAGGAACAC GTGCGGTGGATGATGTACTGGATCGTCTTTTCCCTCTTCATGACCACAGAGAACTTCACCGACCTCTTCATCTCCTG GTTCCCGTTTTACTACGAGGTGAAGATGGCCTTTTTGGTGTGGCTGCTGTCCCCGTACTCGCGGGGGGCCAGCCTGCTCTACCGCCGCTGCGTGCACCCCATGCTGGCCAGCAAGGAGGAG GACATCGACGAATTCCTGGCCCAGGTCCGGGAGCGCAGCTGCCAGACCATGCTGACCTTTGGCAAGCGGGGCCTCAGCCTGGCGGCTGCCACCGCCATCCAGGCAGCCACCACCGCCATCCAGACGGCCACCATG CGCCAGGGCATGCTGGCTGAGCGCCTCTGCAGCTTCAGCATGGAGGACCTGCCCCCCCAGCGCAGgacctggctgtgcctggaggaTCAGGAACTGCtgg GCCATGGCAGCGGCCGCCGCTACGAGAGCAAGACGGACAATGAGGAGTCGTGGTCGGAGTCGAGTGTGTTCTTCTCGCCGTCCCCACTCCAGGACCCCAAAGACCAGTCCCGCAGCCAGAGCCTGAGGAACAACGTGGGGAAAGAG ggctcttcCCGGCTCCTGCGCAGCCACACCAGGAGGAAAGTGATTGTGTCGGAGCAGGACAGCTAA
- the HR gene encoding lysine-specific demethylase hairless isoform X2, whose translation MASDARMGEPPARWRRAPEAAQDSRGMESSAMLLSRNAAAELGLQGYPEPAKLSYGVEKGCPWRGSEGYLGPVRELSGGRLGCPYPAAPPCLRDSLCRPKDGAELPPLPPPRNGQPKAGWGEPCKERPRWAEAVLAPLALYSHAYHGYPLPPPGPGTAGKPRTAAGDAAGEPPAFRHCPFLVEAKHSPFLLSSLLPAGPPAEPPFEGPGGDGRFGAVDWRLGPYAPAWGQPLYLGVPPRCKAALSPFDDCSGSGNKEFYAKKEAAFHPSSKNHAGSQLLGKSQAGHDRDGEGEPAVPELPRAPWRDGRAGGSSAVPAPHPRTPPSGASHPLFLLQPGSGGCGGPWVGSRRHGADFSMDTGPGRPSEPKDERPGYQSARPGSPRGCAEPNPSDGHYPAALAKPEPPPACLCPSPGCDGCPGVGCGVPTAFEPTLGTAGGRFPCPPSNHTKLKKTWLTRHSEQSLPPRSKAPRRDGGPEPPGEGKRSAKRPHGPAEGPRAAGEGAGAAKRGTKATACPGNGAESAGDPEERRMELGDGELPRRAEERRCLQSLPCTALPPGIPRCCACGPRAGGDPEGREDEEEPPESTCRLMHFRRFSLGDNGELSVDGLCTLGEAEGEAAGPEPGGRDVWGRNLGSRNVGSSLCLAKYLLGVLGDPFCAAVRRDRDTWPGAPGGPEGVTGWRRGEGAPRLCDCCQRGFFNSHWSCARCGFQLCPDCHRSRREDSGPEGPVPAPECTPGRDHPVSSLVPTQFVPTCVLTRLWKLLHEVRVKFGIESRCPCGEGSLAEPPGRQEPPGAAVPTVPPHSHGPAHPARPIKEESPEGGPPSPGRPPARGAAVQTTTLCDLLASTAVKLCLGQDGVRMAFAPVAPALPSDNRLTSILDSIIARVVERKIQERQAGAELSPPSSPEPPASHCVLAPSGLLWLHDPGHASNYKLFQEHWRQGQPVLVSGLQKRLEGRLWAPESFQRSGEEEEVEAVNLRVPRSRVRMSSREFWDGFAASTASPQHEQGSGDLLKLESAFGDTELSRATNLRASLPLPEYCGASGRLNLATYLRGQRGRRWLRPRLRVAYGVRPQERNFGTKNLTVEAADSISVLAHAEPAPREPLLPGDVDELDAPLRERLRGGGGPGALWHIFRAEDAGRIRDFLRKASQEPGQEGAASAEPPGRYLDPALRRRLRDECGVSGWSLLQLPGDAVLVPAGAPHQVQSLSGTISVEQQFLSPESAVRLRDLGPDPAGTPRQLRAQLDGMIFAAVREALAVLRGCK comes from the exons ATGGCCAGCGACGCGAGGATGGGGGAGCCCCCGGCGCGGTGGAGAAGAGCTCCGGAGGCCGCGCAGGACTCCCGGGGGATGGAGAGCAGCGCGATGCTTTTATCCCGAAACGCCGCCGCCGAGCTGGGACTCCAGGGCTACCCGGAGCCCGCCAAGCTGAGCTACGGCGTGGAGAAAGGATGTCCCTGGAGAGGCTCCGAGGGATATTTGGGACCCGTCCGGGAGCTCTCCGGTGGCCGCCTGGGCTGCCCGTACCCAGCGGCGCCTCCGTGCCTGCGGGACTCCCTGTGCCGCCCCAAGGACGGAGCCGAGCTGCCCCCGCTGCCGCCCCCTCGGAACGGGCAGCCCAAGGCGGGCTGGGGGGAGCCGTGCAAGGAGCGGCCGCGCTGGGCCGAGGCCGTGCTGGCCCCGCTGGCCCTGTACAGCCACGCGTACCACGGGTACCCTCTgcccccgccggggccgggcacCGCCGGCAAGCCCCGCACCGCGGCGGGGGACGCGGCCGGAGAGCCGCCGGCTTTCCGCCACTGCCCGTTCCTGGTGGAGGCCAAGCACAGCCCCTTCCTGCTGTCCTCGCTGCTGCCCGCCGGGCCCCCGGCCGAGCCCCCGTTCGAGGGGCCGGGGGGTGACGGGCGGTTCGGCGCTGTGGACTGGCGGCTCGGCCCCTACGCACCCGCTTGGGGACAGCCCCTCTACCTGGGGGTTCCCCCGCGGTGCAAGGCGGCTCTGAGTCCCTTCGATGACTGCTCCGGCTCAGGGAACAAG GAGTTTTACGCCAAGAAAGAAGCCGCGTTCCACCCCTCGAGCAAGAACCACGCGGGCTCGCAGCTGCTGGGCAAGAGCCAAGCAGGGCACGACAGAGACGGGGAGGGGGAGCCGGCGGTGCCGGAGCTGCCGAGAGCCCCGTGGAGGGACGGCCGGGCGGGGGGCAGCTCGGCGGTGCCCGCTCCCCATCCCCGCACGCCTCCCTCCGGCGCCAGCCaccccctcttcctcctgcagcccggctcggggggctgcggggggccCTGGGTGGGCTCACGGCGCCACGGCGCCGATTTCTCCATGGACacggggccgggccggccctCGGAGCCCAAAGATGAGCGCCCGGGCTACCAaagcgcccggcccggctcgcCCCGGGGATGCGCGGAGCCCAACCCCTCGGACGGGCACTACCCGGCGGCTCTCGCCAAGCCCGAGCCGCCCCCGGCCTGTCTGtgccccagcccgggctgcgATGGGTGCCCGGGGGTGGGCTGCGGGGTGCCCACCGCCTTCGAGCCCACCCTGGGCACGGCCGGGGGGCGTTTCCCGTGCCCCCCCAGCAACCACACCAAGCTGAAGAAGACGTGGCTGACGCGGCACTCGGAGCAGTCGCTGCCTCCTCGCTCCAAAGCTCCCCGGCGGGACGGGGGTCCCGAGCCCCCCGGGGAGGGCAAGCGCTCGGCCAAGCGCCCCCACGGCCCCGCCGAGGGTCCCCGCGCCGCCGGCGAGGGCGCCGGGGCGGCCAAGAGGGGCACCAAGGCCACGGCGTGCCCGGGGAACGGCGCGGAGAGCGCGGGGGACCCCGAGGAgaggaggatggagctgggagaCGGAG agctgccgAGGCGTGCGGAGGAGCGGCggtgcctgcagagcctgccctgcACGGCGCTGCCCCCCGGCATCCCCCGCTGCTGCGCCTGCGGCCCCCGCGCCGGGGGGGACCCCGAGGGCCGGGAGGACGAGGAGGAGCCCCCCGAGAGCACCTGCAGGCTGATGCACTTCCGCAG GTTCTCCCTGGGTGACAACGGCGAGCTGAGCGTCGATGGCCTCTGCACCCTGGGGGAGGCCGAGGGGGAAGCGGCCGGCCCCGAGCCGGGGGGCAGGGACGTGTGGGGCAGGAATTTGGGGAGCAGGAACGTggggagcagcctctgcctggcCAAGTACCtgctgggggtcctgggggacCCCTTCTGCGCCGCCGTccgcagggacagggacacatgGCCGGGAGCCCCCGGCGGGCCCGAGG GGGTGACGGGCTGGAGGCGGGGGGAAGGAGCGCCCCGGCTCTGTGACTGCTGCCAGCGTGGCTTCTTCAACTCCCACTGGAGCTGCGCCAGATGTGGCTTCCAGCTGTGCCCCGACTGCCACCGCAGCAGGCGGGAGGACAGCGGCCCTG AGggtcctgtgccagcacctgAGTGCACCCCCGGGCGGGACCACCCCGTGTCATCGCTGGTCCCCACGCAGTTCGTCCCCACCTGTG TCCTGACCCGGCTCTGGAAGCTCCTGCACGAGGTCAGGGTGAAGTTTGGCATCGAGTCCCGCTGTCCCTGCGGGGAGGGGAGCCTGGCGGAGCCCCCGGGCAGGCAG GAGCCGCCGGGTGCCGCAGTGCCCACGGTGCCACCCCACAGCCACGGCCCAGCCCACCCCGCCCGGCCCATCAAGGAAG AGAGCCCCGAGGGGGGGCCGCCATCCCCGGGGCGGCCcccggcgcggggggcggccgTGCAGACCACCACCCTCTGCGACCTGCTGGCCTCCACGGCCGTGaagctgtgcctggggcaggaCGGGGTGCGCATGGCCTTCGCCCCCGTGGCACCGGCGCTGCCCAGC GATAATCGCCTGACCAGCATCCTGGACAGCATCATCGCCCGCGTGGTGGAGAGGAAGATCCAGGAGAGGCAGGCGGGGGCCgagctgagcccccccagctccccgGAGCCCCCCGCATCCCACTGCGTCCTGGCCCCCAGcgggctgctctggctgcacgACCCCGGCCACGCCAGCAACTATAAACTGTTCCAGGAGCACTGGAGGCAGGGCCAG CCCGTGCTGGTTTCAGGGCTGCAGAAGAGGCTGGAGGGGCGGCTGTGGGCGCCCGAATCCTTCCAGCGCtcgggggaggaggaggaggtggaggcgGTGAACCTGCGGGTACCGCGGAGCCGAGTCCGGATGAGCAGCCGGGAGTTTTGGGATGGCTTTGCCGCCAGCACAG CGTCCCCGCAGCACGAACAGGGCAGCGGGGACCTGCTGAAGCTGGAGAGCGCCTTTGGGGACACGGAGCTGAGCCG GGCCACCAACCTGCGAGCCAGCCTGCCCCTGCCCGAGTACTGCGGGGCCAGCGGCCGCCTCAACCTGGCCACCTACCTGCGGGGCCAGCGGGGCCGGCGCTGGCTGCGCCCGCGCCTCCGTGTGGCCTACG GTGTGCGTCCGCAGGAGCGGAATTTCGGGACCAAAAACCTGACGGTGGAGGCGGCCGACTCCATCAGCGTCCTGGCCCACGCCGAGCCGGCACCGCGGG AGCCGCTCCTGCCGGGGGATGTGGACGAGCTGGACGCGCCGCTGCGGGAGCGGCtccggggcggcggcgggcccggggctcTGTGGCACATCTTCCGCGCCGAGGACGCGGGGCGGATCCGGGATTTCCTGCGGAAG GCATCCCAGGAgccggggcaggagggggcGGCCTCGGCGGAGCCCCCCGGCCGCTACCTGGACCCCGCCctgcggcggcggctgcgggacGAGTGCGGGGTGAGCGGCTGgagcctcctgcagctcccgggGGACGCCGTGCTGGTCCCCGCCGGGGCTCCGCACCAG GTGCAGAGCCTCAGCGGCACCATCAGCGTGGAGCAGCAGTTCCTGTCCCCGGAAAGCGCCGTCCGCCTCCGGGACCTCGGCCCCGACCCCGCCGGGACCCCGCGGCAGCTCCGCGCCCAG CTGGACGGGATGATCTTCGCCGCCGTGCGGGAGGCCCTGGCGGTCCTGCGGGGCTGCAAGTGA
- the REEP4 gene encoding receptor expression-enhancing protein 4 isoform X3: MMYWIVFSLFMTTENFTDLFISWFPFYYEVKMAFLVWLLSPYSRGASLLYRRCVHPMLASKEEDIDEFLAQVRERSCQTMLTFGKRGLSLAAATAIQAATTAIQTATMRQGMLAERLCSFSMEDLPPQRRTWLCLEDQELLGHGSGRRYESKTDNEESWSESSVFFSPSPLQDPKDQSRSQSLRNNVGKEGSSRLLRSHTRRKVIVSEQDS, translated from the exons ATGATGTACTGGATCGTCTTTTCCCTCTTCATGACCACAGAGAACTTCACCGACCTCTTCATCTCCTG GTTCCCGTTTTACTACGAGGTGAAGATGGCCTTTTTGGTGTGGCTGCTGTCCCCGTACTCGCGGGGGGCCAGCCTGCTCTACCGCCGCTGCGTGCACCCCATGCTGGCCAGCAAGGAGGAG GACATCGACGAATTCCTGGCCCAGGTCCGGGAGCGCAGCTGCCAGACCATGCTGACCTTTGGCAAGCGGGGCCTCAGCCTGGCGGCTGCCACCGCCATCCAGGCAGCCACCACCGCCATCCAGACGGCCACCATG CGCCAGGGCATGCTGGCTGAGCGCCTCTGCAGCTTCAGCATGGAGGACCTGCCCCCCCAGCGCAGgacctggctgtgcctggaggaTCAGGAACTGCtgg GCCATGGCAGCGGCCGCCGCTACGAGAGCAAGACGGACAATGAGGAGTCGTGGTCGGAGTCGAGTGTGTTCTTCTCGCCGTCCCCACTCCAGGACCCCAAAGACCAGTCCCGCAGCCAGAGCCTGAGGAACAACGTGGGGAAAGAG ggctcttcCCGGCTCCTGCGCAGCCACACCAGGAGGAAAGTGATTGTGTCGGAGCAGGACAGCTAA
- the HR gene encoding lysine-specific demethylase hairless isoform X1: protein MASDARMGEPPARWRRAPEAAQDSRGMESSAMLLSRNAAAELGLQGYPEPAKLSYGVEKGCPWRGSEGYLGPVRELSGGRLGCPYPAAPPCLRDSLCRPKDGAELPPLPPPRNGQPKAGWGEPCKERPRWAEAVLAPLALYSHAYHGYPLPPPGPGTAGKPRTAAGDAAGEPPAFRHCPFLVEAKHSPFLLSSLLPAGPPAEPPFEGPGGDGRFGAVDWRLGPYAPAWGQPLYLGVPPRCKAALSPFDDCSGSGNKEFYAKKEAAFHPSSKNHAGSQLLGKSQAGHDRDGEGEPAVPELPRAPWRDGRAGGSSAVPAPHPRTPPSGASHPLFLLQPGSGGCGGPWVGSRRHGADFSMDTGPGRPSEPKDERPGYQSARPGSPRGCAEPNPSDGHYPAALAKPEPPPACLCPSPGCDGCPGVGCGVPTAFEPTLGTAGGRFPCPPSNHTKLKKTWLTRHSEQSLPPRSKAPRRDGGPEPPGEGKRSAKRPHGPAEGPRAAGEGAGAAKRGTKATACPGNGAESAGDPEERRMELGDGELPRRAEERRCLQSLPCTALPPGIPRCCACGPRAGGDPEGREDEEEPPESTCRLMHFRRFSLGDNGELSVDGLCTLGEAEGEAAGPEPGGRDVWGRNLGSRNVGSSLCLAKYLLGVLGDPFCAAVRRDRDTWPGAPGGPEGVTGWRRGEGAPRLCDCCQRGFFNSHWSCARCGFQLCPDCHRSRREDSGPEGPVPAPECTPGRDHPVSSLVPTQFVPTCVLTRLWKLLHEVRVKFGIESRCPCGEGSLAEPPGRQEPPGAAVPTVPPHSHGPAHPARPIKEAESPEGGPPSPGRPPARGAAVQTTTLCDLLASTAVKLCLGQDGVRMAFAPVAPALPSDNRLTSILDSIIARVVERKIQERQAGAELSPPSSPEPPASHCVLAPSGLLWLHDPGHASNYKLFQEHWRQGQPVLVSGLQKRLEGRLWAPESFQRSGEEEEVEAVNLRVPRSRVRMSSREFWDGFAASTASPQHEQGSGDLLKLESAFGDTELSRATNLRASLPLPEYCGASGRLNLATYLRGQRGRRWLRPRLRVAYGVRPQERNFGTKNLTVEAADSISVLAHAEPAPREPLLPGDVDELDAPLRERLRGGGGPGALWHIFRAEDAGRIRDFLRKASQEPGQEGAASAEPPGRYLDPALRRRLRDECGVSGWSLLQLPGDAVLVPAGAPHQVQSLSGTISVEQQFLSPESAVRLRDLGPDPAGTPRQLRAQLDGMIFAAVREALAVLRGCK, encoded by the exons ATGGCCAGCGACGCGAGGATGGGGGAGCCCCCGGCGCGGTGGAGAAGAGCTCCGGAGGCCGCGCAGGACTCCCGGGGGATGGAGAGCAGCGCGATGCTTTTATCCCGAAACGCCGCCGCCGAGCTGGGACTCCAGGGCTACCCGGAGCCCGCCAAGCTGAGCTACGGCGTGGAGAAAGGATGTCCCTGGAGAGGCTCCGAGGGATATTTGGGACCCGTCCGGGAGCTCTCCGGTGGCCGCCTGGGCTGCCCGTACCCAGCGGCGCCTCCGTGCCTGCGGGACTCCCTGTGCCGCCCCAAGGACGGAGCCGAGCTGCCCCCGCTGCCGCCCCCTCGGAACGGGCAGCCCAAGGCGGGCTGGGGGGAGCCGTGCAAGGAGCGGCCGCGCTGGGCCGAGGCCGTGCTGGCCCCGCTGGCCCTGTACAGCCACGCGTACCACGGGTACCCTCTgcccccgccggggccgggcacCGCCGGCAAGCCCCGCACCGCGGCGGGGGACGCGGCCGGAGAGCCGCCGGCTTTCCGCCACTGCCCGTTCCTGGTGGAGGCCAAGCACAGCCCCTTCCTGCTGTCCTCGCTGCTGCCCGCCGGGCCCCCGGCCGAGCCCCCGTTCGAGGGGCCGGGGGGTGACGGGCGGTTCGGCGCTGTGGACTGGCGGCTCGGCCCCTACGCACCCGCTTGGGGACAGCCCCTCTACCTGGGGGTTCCCCCGCGGTGCAAGGCGGCTCTGAGTCCCTTCGATGACTGCTCCGGCTCAGGGAACAAG GAGTTTTACGCCAAGAAAGAAGCCGCGTTCCACCCCTCGAGCAAGAACCACGCGGGCTCGCAGCTGCTGGGCAAGAGCCAAGCAGGGCACGACAGAGACGGGGAGGGGGAGCCGGCGGTGCCGGAGCTGCCGAGAGCCCCGTGGAGGGACGGCCGGGCGGGGGGCAGCTCGGCGGTGCCCGCTCCCCATCCCCGCACGCCTCCCTCCGGCGCCAGCCaccccctcttcctcctgcagcccggctcggggggctgcggggggccCTGGGTGGGCTCACGGCGCCACGGCGCCGATTTCTCCATGGACacggggccgggccggccctCGGAGCCCAAAGATGAGCGCCCGGGCTACCAaagcgcccggcccggctcgcCCCGGGGATGCGCGGAGCCCAACCCCTCGGACGGGCACTACCCGGCGGCTCTCGCCAAGCCCGAGCCGCCCCCGGCCTGTCTGtgccccagcccgggctgcgATGGGTGCCCGGGGGTGGGCTGCGGGGTGCCCACCGCCTTCGAGCCCACCCTGGGCACGGCCGGGGGGCGTTTCCCGTGCCCCCCCAGCAACCACACCAAGCTGAAGAAGACGTGGCTGACGCGGCACTCGGAGCAGTCGCTGCCTCCTCGCTCCAAAGCTCCCCGGCGGGACGGGGGTCCCGAGCCCCCCGGGGAGGGCAAGCGCTCGGCCAAGCGCCCCCACGGCCCCGCCGAGGGTCCCCGCGCCGCCGGCGAGGGCGCCGGGGCGGCCAAGAGGGGCACCAAGGCCACGGCGTGCCCGGGGAACGGCGCGGAGAGCGCGGGGGACCCCGAGGAgaggaggatggagctgggagaCGGAG agctgccgAGGCGTGCGGAGGAGCGGCggtgcctgcagagcctgccctgcACGGCGCTGCCCCCCGGCATCCCCCGCTGCTGCGCCTGCGGCCCCCGCGCCGGGGGGGACCCCGAGGGCCGGGAGGACGAGGAGGAGCCCCCCGAGAGCACCTGCAGGCTGATGCACTTCCGCAG GTTCTCCCTGGGTGACAACGGCGAGCTGAGCGTCGATGGCCTCTGCACCCTGGGGGAGGCCGAGGGGGAAGCGGCCGGCCCCGAGCCGGGGGGCAGGGACGTGTGGGGCAGGAATTTGGGGAGCAGGAACGTggggagcagcctctgcctggcCAAGTACCtgctgggggtcctgggggacCCCTTCTGCGCCGCCGTccgcagggacagggacacatgGCCGGGAGCCCCCGGCGGGCCCGAGG GGGTGACGGGCTGGAGGCGGGGGGAAGGAGCGCCCCGGCTCTGTGACTGCTGCCAGCGTGGCTTCTTCAACTCCCACTGGAGCTGCGCCAGATGTGGCTTCCAGCTGTGCCCCGACTGCCACCGCAGCAGGCGGGAGGACAGCGGCCCTG AGggtcctgtgccagcacctgAGTGCACCCCCGGGCGGGACCACCCCGTGTCATCGCTGGTCCCCACGCAGTTCGTCCCCACCTGTG TCCTGACCCGGCTCTGGAAGCTCCTGCACGAGGTCAGGGTGAAGTTTGGCATCGAGTCCCGCTGTCCCTGCGGGGAGGGGAGCCTGGCGGAGCCCCCGGGCAGGCAG GAGCCGCCGGGTGCCGCAGTGCCCACGGTGCCACCCCACAGCCACGGCCCAGCCCACCCCGCCCGGCCCATCAAGGAAG CAGAGAGCCCCGAGGGGGGGCCGCCATCCCCGGGGCGGCCcccggcgcggggggcggccgTGCAGACCACCACCCTCTGCGACCTGCTGGCCTCCACGGCCGTGaagctgtgcctggggcaggaCGGGGTGCGCATGGCCTTCGCCCCCGTGGCACCGGCGCTGCCCAGC GATAATCGCCTGACCAGCATCCTGGACAGCATCATCGCCCGCGTGGTGGAGAGGAAGATCCAGGAGAGGCAGGCGGGGGCCgagctgagcccccccagctccccgGAGCCCCCCGCATCCCACTGCGTCCTGGCCCCCAGcgggctgctctggctgcacgACCCCGGCCACGCCAGCAACTATAAACTGTTCCAGGAGCACTGGAGGCAGGGCCAG CCCGTGCTGGTTTCAGGGCTGCAGAAGAGGCTGGAGGGGCGGCTGTGGGCGCCCGAATCCTTCCAGCGCtcgggggaggaggaggaggtggaggcgGTGAACCTGCGGGTACCGCGGAGCCGAGTCCGGATGAGCAGCCGGGAGTTTTGGGATGGCTTTGCCGCCAGCACAG CGTCCCCGCAGCACGAACAGGGCAGCGGGGACCTGCTGAAGCTGGAGAGCGCCTTTGGGGACACGGAGCTGAGCCG GGCCACCAACCTGCGAGCCAGCCTGCCCCTGCCCGAGTACTGCGGGGCCAGCGGCCGCCTCAACCTGGCCACCTACCTGCGGGGCCAGCGGGGCCGGCGCTGGCTGCGCCCGCGCCTCCGTGTGGCCTACG GTGTGCGTCCGCAGGAGCGGAATTTCGGGACCAAAAACCTGACGGTGGAGGCGGCCGACTCCATCAGCGTCCTGGCCCACGCCGAGCCGGCACCGCGGG AGCCGCTCCTGCCGGGGGATGTGGACGAGCTGGACGCGCCGCTGCGGGAGCGGCtccggggcggcggcgggcccggggctcTGTGGCACATCTTCCGCGCCGAGGACGCGGGGCGGATCCGGGATTTCCTGCGGAAG GCATCCCAGGAgccggggcaggagggggcGGCCTCGGCGGAGCCCCCCGGCCGCTACCTGGACCCCGCCctgcggcggcggctgcgggacGAGTGCGGGGTGAGCGGCTGgagcctcctgcagctcccgggGGACGCCGTGCTGGTCCCCGCCGGGGCTCCGCACCAG GTGCAGAGCCTCAGCGGCACCATCAGCGTGGAGCAGCAGTTCCTGTCCCCGGAAAGCGCCGTCCGCCTCCGGGACCTCGGCCCCGACCCCGCCGGGACCCCGCGGCAGCTCCGCGCCCAG CTGGACGGGATGATCTTCGCCGCCGTGCGGGAGGCCCTGGCGGTCCTGCGGGGCTGCAAGTGA
- the REEP4 gene encoding receptor expression-enhancing protein 4 isoform X1: MAEAPRRLPDPFPGPPGLGTVLQRLRGRLRRWGRQLCWSLFLLLYAGWPCCLTPSLPYRLLFGMLYPAYASFKAMKTKNTQEHVRWMMYWIVFSLFMTTENFTDLFISWFPFYYEVKMAFLVWLLSPYSRGASLLYRRCVHPMLASKEEDIDEFLAQVRERSCQTMLTFGKRGLSLAAATAIQAATTAIQTATMRQGMLAERLCSFSMEDLPPQRRTWLCLEDQELLGHGSGRRYESKTDNEESWSESSVFFSPSPLQDPKDQSRSQSLRNNVGKEGSSRLLRSHTRRKVIVSEQDS; encoded by the exons ATGGCTGAAGCTCCCCGGAGGCTCCCGGACCCTTTTCCCGGGCCCCCCGGGCTGGGGACGGTGCTGCAGCGGCTCCGGGGCAGGCTCCGGCGCTGGGGCCGGCAGCTGTGCTggtccctgttcctgctgctctaCGCGGGGTGGCCGTGCTGTCTCACCCCCTCTCTGCCTTACAGACTGCTCTTCGGAATGCTCTACCCTGCCTACGCCTCCTTCAAGGCCATGAAGACGAAAAACACCCAGGAACAC GTGCGGTGGATGATGTACTGGATCGTCTTTTCCCTCTTCATGACCACAGAGAACTTCACCGACCTCTTCATCTCCTG GTTCCCGTTTTACTACGAGGTGAAGATGGCCTTTTTGGTGTGGCTGCTGTCCCCGTACTCGCGGGGGGCCAGCCTGCTCTACCGCCGCTGCGTGCACCCCATGCTGGCCAGCAAGGAGGAG GACATCGACGAATTCCTGGCCCAGGTCCGGGAGCGCAGCTGCCAGACCATGCTGACCTTTGGCAAGCGGGGCCTCAGCCTGGCGGCTGCCACCGCCATCCAGGCAGCCACCACCGCCATCCAGACGGCCACCATG CGCCAGGGCATGCTGGCTGAGCGCCTCTGCAGCTTCAGCATGGAGGACCTGCCCCCCCAGCGCAGgacctggctgtgcctggaggaTCAGGAACTGCtgg GCCATGGCAGCGGCCGCCGCTACGAGAGCAAGACGGACAATGAGGAGTCGTGGTCGGAGTCGAGTGTGTTCTTCTCGCCGTCCCCACTCCAGGACCCCAAAGACCAGTCCCGCAGCCAGAGCCTGAGGAACAACGTGGGGAAAGAG ggctcttcCCGGCTCCTGCGCAGCCACACCAGGAGGAAAGTGATTGTGTCGGAGCAGGACAGCTAA
- the NUDT18 gene encoding 8-oxo-dGDP phosphatase NUDT18 has protein sequence MGDAPVPELEAVLDGGGWDVGTTFEGSPTPPGPVRLGRNVCYVVLAVLFNQEDAVLLVQEAKPECRGRWYLPAGRMEPGEGIVAALRREVREESGLDCEPLTLLALEERGPAWIRFAFLARATGGTLKTLEEADAESLQAAWCRGDPRSLPLRSPDILPVLELAARYRRSPAHPPTLPRELPCSPLCLRLLLPFSNSSGGLWLLLAAAGPPRLPVVACGTSPAELRAGLRPPLLRLLRDCLAWEPQPAALGLLGLQHRPGPAGDTDGVCFNVVLSVPPGREREEPPEPRDPALRWWPVRDERLRGRILQRLRATVPVRS, from the exons ATGGGGGATGCGCCGGTGCCGGAGCTGGAGGCGGTGCTGGATGGAGGCGGGTGGGACGTGGGGACCACGTTCGAGGGGTCCCCCACGCCCCCCGGGCCCGTCCGCCTGGGCAGGAACGTTTGCTACGTCGTGCTGGCCGTGCTCTTCAACCAGGAG GACGcggtgctgctggtgcaggaggcCAAGCCCGAGTGCCGGGGCCGCTGGTACCTGCCCGCGGGGCGGATGGAGCCCGGCGAGGGCATCGTGGCGGCGCTGCggagggaggtgagggaggagtCGGGGCTGGACTGCGAGCCGCTCACGCTGCTGGCGCTGGAGGAGAGGGGCCCGGCCTGGATCCGCTTCGCCTTCCTGGCGCGGGCCACAG GTGGGACCCTGAAGACCCTGGAGGAGGCTGACGCCGAGTCCCTGCAGGCCGCGTGGTGTCGCGGGGACCCGCGCTCGCTGCCGCTGCGCTCCCCGGACATCCTGCCCGTGCTGGAGCTGGCCGCCCGCTAccgccgcagccccgcgcaCCCGCCGACGCTGCCGCgggagctgccctgctccccgcTCTGCCTGCgcctcctgctgcccttctccaaCTCCTCGGGCggcctgtggctgctgctggccgccGCTGGCCCCCCGCGCCTGCCCGTGGTGGCCTGCGGCACGTCCCCGGCGGAGCTGCGAGCGGGGCTGCGCCCGCCGCTGCTGCGGCTGCTGCGGGACTGCCTGGCCTGGGAGCCGCAGCCCgcggccctggggctgctggggctgcagcaccggcccggcccggccggggaCACCGACGGCGTCTGCTTCAACGTGGTGCTGAGCGTCCCCCCGGGGAGGGAGCGGGaggagccccccgagccccgcgACCCCGCGCTGCGCTGGTGGCCCGTGCGGGACGAGCGGCTGCGGGGCCGCATCCTGCAGAGGCTGCGAGCCACGGTGCCCGTGCGGAGTTAG